The Beijerinckiaceae bacterium RH AL1 genome has a segment encoding these proteins:
- a CDS encoding Competence/damage-inducible protein A (ID:RHAL1_00701;~source:Prodigal:2.6): MSVTAAILVIGDEILSGRTKDKNIGVIADRCTELGIDLREVRIVPDELDEIVAAVKALKARYTYLFTTGGIGPTHDDITADAVAAAFGVGISEDPRAIALLLERIKPEDLNEARRRMARIPHGAELVENEVSKAPGFWIGNVIVMAGVPAIMKMMLEAVTPKLKVGSRTVSKSVAAGRLPEGTYAAALTAIAAAHPSVSIGSYPSIRDGQFHNEIVVRGKDADEVDDVASRVETMVRGFEAG, encoded by the coding sequence ATGAGCGTCACAGCGGCGATCCTCGTCATCGGCGACGAGATTCTCTCCGGGCGCACCAAGGACAAGAACATCGGCGTCATCGCCGATCGGTGCACCGAGCTCGGCATCGACCTGCGCGAGGTCCGCATCGTCCCCGACGAGCTCGACGAGATCGTCGCCGCCGTCAAAGCCCTCAAGGCGCGCTACACCTATCTCTTCACGACGGGCGGCATCGGCCCGACGCACGACGACATCACGGCCGACGCTGTTGCGGCGGCGTTCGGCGTCGGCATCTCCGAGGACCCGCGGGCGATCGCGCTCCTGCTCGAGCGCATCAAGCCGGAGGATCTGAACGAGGCGCGCCGCCGCATGGCCCGCATCCCGCACGGCGCCGAGCTCGTCGAGAACGAGGTGTCGAAGGCTCCGGGCTTCTGGATCGGCAACGTCATCGTGATGGCCGGCGTGCCGGCGATCATGAAGATGATGCTCGAGGCGGTGACGCCGAAGCTGAAGGTCGGCAGCCGCACGGTGTCGAAGTCGGTCGCCGCCGGCCGCCTGCCCGAGGGCACCTACGCCGCCGCGCTGACGGCGATCGCCGCCGCGCATCCCTCGGTGTCGATCGGGTCGTATCCGAGCATCCGCGATGGGCAGTTCCACAACGAGATCGTCGTGCGCGGCAAGGACGCCGACGAGGTCGACGATGTCGCCTCGCGCGTCGAGACGATGGTGCGCGGCTTCGAGGCGGGGTGA
- a CDS encoding hypothetical protein (ID:RHAL1_00703;~conserved exported protein of unknown function;~source:Prodigal:2.6), translating into MTRAGWIAAASLLAMTVAAQAAPERIRGTVESVSDSAITVKTADGTKELALAGDTKFVWVVPSSLDEVKDGKFIGTATKGENPPKAVEVVVFPASMNGTAEGHYAWDAIEDKTGGDKLTKTKMTNGTIKSTGAPLTKTKMTNGTIKSSSGTGGDKMIDVTYDNGQELKIAVPSSAPIVAFDPADKSIVTKGATVFAVAAPTGGKLDAKLVAVGKGDTKPPM; encoded by the coding sequence ATGACGCGCGCAGGTTGGATCGCGGCGGCGAGCCTTTTGGCGATGACGGTGGCCGCGCAGGCGGCGCCGGAGCGGATCCGCGGCACCGTCGAGTCTGTCAGCGACAGCGCCATCACGGTGAAGACCGCGGACGGCACCAAGGAGCTGGCGCTCGCCGGCGACACCAAGTTCGTGTGGGTCGTCCCCTCGAGCCTCGACGAGGTGAAGGACGGCAAGTTCATCGGCACCGCGACCAAGGGCGAGAACCCGCCGAAGGCGGTCGAGGTGGTGGTCTTCCCGGCTTCGATGAACGGCACGGCCGAGGGCCATTACGCGTGGGACGCGATCGAGGACAAGACCGGCGGCGACAAGCTGACCAAGACGAAGATGACCAACGGCACGATCAAGTCGACCGGCGCGCCGCTGACGAAGACCAAGATGACCAACGGCACGATCAAGTCGTCGTCGGGCACGGGCGGCGACAAGATGATCGACGTCACCTACGACAACGGGCAGGAGCTGAAGATCGCCGTGCCGTCGTCGGCGCCGATCGTCGCCTTCGATCCCGCCGACAAGTCGATCGTCACGAAGGGCGCCACCGTGTTCGCCGTCGCCGCGCCGACCGGCGGCAAGCTCGACGCGAAGCTCGTAGCCGTCGGCAAGGGCGACACCAAGCCGCCGATGTGA
- a CDS encoding Chaperone DnaJ domain protein (ID:RHAL1_00704;~source:Prodigal:2.6) translates to MRDPYTVLGVAKGAGQDDIKKAFRRLAKKYHPDQSTDPKAKDRFAEVGAAYEILGDEKRRGQFDRGEIDAEGKPRFQGGFEGFSGGAGGRGGFDNFEFNFGGARGGRAGGFDAADIFADLFGGAAPRGRAGGFGQQRTAVRGEDVQAATTITLAESVHGATKRVSLPTGRTLEVSVPPGIEDGKSIRLKAQGQPGVNGAPAGDAIVTVTIARHPHFRADGADLRLDLPITLYEAVLGAKVQVPTLEGQVEMSIPPGTNGGRTLRLRGKGLLTPAKTRGDLLVALRIVLPDDSASLADLARKLAETQPYEPRKAMS, encoded by the coding sequence ATGCGCGATCCCTACACCGTTCTCGGCGTCGCCAAAGGCGCCGGCCAGGACGACATCAAGAAGGCGTTCCGGCGCCTCGCCAAGAAGTACCATCCCGACCAGAGCACCGACCCCAAGGCGAAGGATCGCTTCGCCGAGGTCGGCGCGGCCTACGAGATCTTGGGCGACGAGAAGCGCCGCGGCCAGTTCGACCGCGGCGAGATCGACGCCGAAGGCAAGCCGCGCTTCCAGGGCGGCTTCGAGGGCTTCTCGGGCGGCGCCGGCGGGCGCGGCGGCTTCGACAATTTCGAGTTCAACTTCGGCGGCGCGCGCGGTGGCCGCGCCGGCGGCTTCGATGCCGCCGACATCTTCGCCGATCTCTTCGGCGGCGCCGCACCGCGCGGCCGCGCCGGCGGCTTCGGCCAGCAGCGCACGGCGGTCCGCGGCGAGGACGTGCAGGCGGCGACCACCATCACGCTCGCCGAGAGCGTGCATGGCGCAACGAAGCGGGTCAGCTTGCCGACCGGGCGCACGCTCGAGGTGTCCGTGCCGCCAGGCATCGAGGACGGCAAGTCGATAAGGCTGAAGGCGCAAGGCCAGCCGGGCGTGAACGGCGCGCCGGCGGGCGATGCGATCGTCACTGTGACGATCGCCCGCCACCCGCATTTCCGCGCCGACGGCGCGGACCTCCGCCTCGACCTGCCGATCACCCTCTACGAGGCGGTGCTCGGCGCGAAGGTGCAGGTGCCGACGCTCGAAGGCCAGGTCGAGATGTCGATACCGCCCGGCACCAACGGCGGCCGCACCCTGCGCCTGCGCGGCAAGGGCCTGCTGACGCCGGCGAAGACGCGCGGCGACCTGCTCGTGGCGCTGCGCATCGTGCTGCCCGATGATTCCGCGAGCCTCGCAGATCTCGCCAGGAAGCTCGCGGAGACGCAGCCCTACGAGCCGCGAAAGGCGATGAGCTAG
- a CDS encoding MarR family transcriptional regulator (ID:RHAL1_00700;~source:Prodigal:2.6): MSASPALALSKQLCFAVYSTSHAFTRAYRALLDPLGLTYPQYLVLLVLWETDGLRVKEIGAKLFLDSGTLTPLLKRLESLGYVRRVRDPSDERQVTILLTPAGQALERKAATVPEDMSCMAQIEEAEMVALIERLNRLRGSLQGACGEALEPA; this comes from the coding sequence ATGTCAGCCTCGCCGGCCCTCGCCCTAAGCAAGCAGCTCTGCTTTGCGGTGTATTCCACCTCCCACGCGTTCACGCGCGCGTACAGAGCGCTGCTCGACCCGCTTGGGCTGACCTATCCGCAATATCTGGTGCTGCTCGTGCTGTGGGAGACCGACGGCCTGCGGGTGAAGGAGATCGGCGCGAAGCTCTTTCTCGATTCCGGCACCTTGACCCCGTTGCTGAAGCGCCTCGAGAGCCTCGGCTACGTGCGGCGCGTGCGCGATCCCTCCGACGAGCGGCAGGTCACGATCCTGCTCACGCCGGCGGGACAGGCGCTCGAGCGCAAGGCCGCCACCGTGCCCGAGGACATGTCCTGCATGGCGCAGATCGAGGAAGCCGAGATGGTCGCGCTCATCGAGCGGCTGAACCGGCTGCGCGGCTCGCTCCAAGGGGCCTGCGGCGAGGCGCTGGAGCCTGCATGA
- the gpt gene encoding Xanthine phosphoribosyltransferase (ID:RHAL1_00702;~source:Prodigal:2.6) has translation MEQNRAFPVSWDQFHRDCRALAWRLSALGPFSAMVTVTRGGLVPAAIVARELSIRVIETVSISSYHGEAGANEATQGAATILKGMAAEISAGGGEGILIVDDLVDTGQTARVMRDLLPKAHLATVYAKPAGRPLVDTFVTEVSQDTWIYFPWDLGLSFQSPIGGGKA, from the coding sequence ATGGAGCAGAACCGCGCCTTCCCGGTCTCCTGGGACCAGTTCCACCGCGACTGTCGGGCGCTCGCGTGGCGGCTCAGCGCGCTGGGGCCGTTCTCGGCGATGGTGACGGTGACGCGCGGCGGCCTCGTGCCGGCGGCGATCGTCGCGCGCGAGCTGTCGATCCGCGTCATCGAGACGGTATCGATCTCGAGCTACCACGGCGAGGCCGGCGCCAACGAGGCCACCCAGGGCGCGGCGACGATCCTCAAGGGCATGGCCGCGGAGATTTCGGCCGGCGGCGGCGAGGGCATCCTCATCGTCGACGATCTCGTCGACACGGGACAGACCGCGCGCGTGATGCGCGACCTGCTGCCGAAGGCGCACCTCGCCACGGTCTATGCGAAACCGGCGGGCCGGCCGCTCGTCGACACCTTCGTCACCGAGGTGTCGCAGGATACCTGGATCTACTTTCCGTGGGATCTCGGGCTCAGCTTCCAGTCGCCGATCGGCGGCGGCAAGGCGTAG